A single region of the Camelus ferus isolate YT-003-E chromosome 2, BCGSAC_Cfer_1.0, whole genome shotgun sequence genome encodes:
- the ETNPPL gene encoding ethanolamine-phosphate phospho-lyase isoform X2, producing MSELYSKQDTLALRRKHIGPSCKVFFAADPIKIVRAQRQYMFDEKGEQYLDCINNVAHVGHCHPEVVKAAQRQMELLNTNSRFLHDNVVEYAKRLSATLPDKLSVCYFTNSGSEANDLALRLARQFRGHQDVITLDHAYHGHLSSLIEISPYKFRKGKDVKKEFVHVAPAPDIYRGKYREDHADPASAYASEVKKIIDEAHNSGRKIAAFIAESMQSCGGQIIPPAGYFQKVAEYVHGAGGVFIADEVQYGGNPVSSAVGLAVLDVIENEDLQGNATRVGNYLTELLNKQKAKHTLIGDVRGVGLFIGIDLVKDHQKRTPATAEAQHIIYKMKEKRVLLSADGPHRNVLKIKPPMCFTEEDAKFMVDHLDGILTGLEEAIRDKTESVITENTPCRTKMSDEAHLESLSDGILDPKESPSRKRNGLCTDKHSLLSKRLKT from the exons ATGAGCGAGCTGTACAGCAAGCAAGACACCCTGGCGCTGAGGAGGAAGCACATCGG GCCGTCATGCAAAGTTTTCTTTGCTGCGGATCCCATCAAAATAGTGCGAGCCCAGCGGCAGTACATGTTTGACGAGAAGGGTGAACAGTACTTGGATTGCATCAACAACGTCGCCCATG TGGGACACTGCCACCCAGAAGTGGTCAAGGCTGCCCAGAGACAGATGGAACTGCTCAACACAAATTCTCGATTCCTCCACGACAACGTTGTCGAGTATGCCAAGCGCCTGTCAGCAACCCTGCCGGACAAACTCTCTGTTTGCTATTTTACAAATTCAGG TTCTGAAGCCAATGACTTAGCCTTACGCCTGGCTCGGCAGTTCAGAGGCCACCAAGACGTGATCACTCTTGACCA tgcttaCCATGGTCACTTATCATCTTTAATTGAGATCAGTCCATATAAATTTCGCAAGGGCAAAGACGTCAAGAAGGAATTTGTGCATGTG GCACCAGCACCAGATATTTACAGAGGGAAATACAGAGAAGACCATGCAGACCCGGCCAGCGCTTATGCAAGTGAAGTGAAGAAGATTATTGATGAGGCTCATAACAGTGGAAGGAAG ATTGCTGCCTTTATTGCTGAATCCATGCAGAGTTGTGGCGGACAAATAATTCCTCCAGCAGGCTACTTCCAGAAAGTGGCAGA ATATGTACACGGAGCAGGAGGTGTGTTTATAGCGGATGAAGTTCAG TATGGAGGAAATCCAGTATCTTCTGCTGTTGGTTTGGCCGTCCTGGATGTAATTGAAAATGAAGACCTTCAAGGAAACGCCACAAGAGTAGGGAATTATCTTACTGAGTTACTGAATAAACAGAAGGCCAAGCACACTTTGATAGGAGATGTCAG GGGTGTTGGCCTTTTTATCGGAATTGACTTAGTGAAGGACCACCAGAAAAGGACCCCCGCCACAGCCGAAGCTCAACACATCATCTACAA GATGAAAGAAAAGCGAGTGCTTCTCAGTGCTGACGGACCTCATAGAAACGTGCTTAAAATAAAACCACCTATGTGCTTCACTGAAGAAGATGCCAAGTTTATGGTGGACCATCTTGATGGAATTCTAACAG GTTTAGAAGAAGCCATCAGAGATAAAACTGAGAGTGTGATCACTGAGAATACTCCATGCAGAACCAAG ATGTCTGACGAAGCACACTTGGAATCGCTCAGCGATGGCATCCTGGACCCCAAAGAAAGTcccagcagaaagagaaatggattGTGCACAGATAAACATTCTCTGCTCAGTAAGAGGCTCAAGACATGA
- the ETNPPL gene encoding ethanolamine-phosphate phospho-lyase isoform X1: MSELYSKQDTLALRRKHIGPSCKVFFAADPIKIVRAQRQYMFDEKGEQYLDCINNVAHVGHCHPEVVKAAQRQMELLNTNSRFLHDNVVEYAKRLSATLPDKLSVCYFTNSGSEANDLALRLARQFRGHQDVITLDHAYHGHLSSLIEISPYKFRKGKDVKKEFVHVAPAPDIYRGKYREDHADPASAYASEVKKIIDEAHNSGRKIAAFIAESMQSCGGQIIPPAGYFQKVAEYVHGAGGVFIADEVQVGFGRVGRHFWSFQMLGEDFVPDIVTMGKPMGNGHPMACVVTTKEIAEAFSNSGMEYFNTYGGNPVSSAVGLAVLDVIENEDLQGNATRVGNYLTELLNKQKAKHTLIGDVRGVGLFIGIDLVKDHQKRTPATAEAQHIIYKMKEKRVLLSADGPHRNVLKIKPPMCFTEEDAKFMVDHLDGILTGLEEAIRDKTESVITENTPCRTKMSDEAHLESLSDGILDPKESPSRKRNGLCTDKHSLLSKRLKT; this comes from the exons ATGAGCGAGCTGTACAGCAAGCAAGACACCCTGGCGCTGAGGAGGAAGCACATCGG GCCGTCATGCAAAGTTTTCTTTGCTGCGGATCCCATCAAAATAGTGCGAGCCCAGCGGCAGTACATGTTTGACGAGAAGGGTGAACAGTACTTGGATTGCATCAACAACGTCGCCCATG TGGGACACTGCCACCCAGAAGTGGTCAAGGCTGCCCAGAGACAGATGGAACTGCTCAACACAAATTCTCGATTCCTCCACGACAACGTTGTCGAGTATGCCAAGCGCCTGTCAGCAACCCTGCCGGACAAACTCTCTGTTTGCTATTTTACAAATTCAGG TTCTGAAGCCAATGACTTAGCCTTACGCCTGGCTCGGCAGTTCAGAGGCCACCAAGACGTGATCACTCTTGACCA tgcttaCCATGGTCACTTATCATCTTTAATTGAGATCAGTCCATATAAATTTCGCAAGGGCAAAGACGTCAAGAAGGAATTTGTGCATGTG GCACCAGCACCAGATATTTACAGAGGGAAATACAGAGAAGACCATGCAGACCCGGCCAGCGCTTATGCAAGTGAAGTGAAGAAGATTATTGATGAGGCTCATAACAGTGGAAGGAAG ATTGCTGCCTTTATTGCTGAATCCATGCAGAGTTGTGGCGGACAAATAATTCCTCCAGCAGGCTACTTCCAGAAAGTGGCAGA ATATGTACACGGAGCAGGAGGTGTGTTTATAGCGGATGAAGTTCAGGTAGGCTTTGGCCGAGTTGGGAGACATTTCTGGAGCTTCCAGATGCTTGGTGAAGACTTTGTTCCAGACATCGTCACAATGGGAAAACCCATGGGCAATGGCCACCCAATGGCATGTGTGGTAACAACCAAAGAAATCGCAGAAGCCTTCAGCAACTCTGGGATGGAGTATTTCAATACA TATGGAGGAAATCCAGTATCTTCTGCTGTTGGTTTGGCCGTCCTGGATGTAATTGAAAATGAAGACCTTCAAGGAAACGCCACAAGAGTAGGGAATTATCTTACTGAGTTACTGAATAAACAGAAGGCCAAGCACACTTTGATAGGAGATGTCAG GGGTGTTGGCCTTTTTATCGGAATTGACTTAGTGAAGGACCACCAGAAAAGGACCCCCGCCACAGCCGAAGCTCAACACATCATCTACAA GATGAAAGAAAAGCGAGTGCTTCTCAGTGCTGACGGACCTCATAGAAACGTGCTTAAAATAAAACCACCTATGTGCTTCACTGAAGAAGATGCCAAGTTTATGGTGGACCATCTTGATGGAATTCTAACAG GTTTAGAAGAAGCCATCAGAGATAAAACTGAGAGTGTGATCACTGAGAATACTCCATGCAGAACCAAG ATGTCTGACGAAGCACACTTGGAATCGCTCAGCGATGGCATCCTGGACCCCAAAGAAAGTcccagcagaaagagaaatggattGTGCACAGATAAACATTCTCTGCTCAGTAAGAGGCTCAAGACATGA